In the Solibacillus sp. FSL K6-1523 genome, one interval contains:
- a CDS encoding methyl-accepting chemotaxis protein encodes MNIQELKLLDLQKKNFTLMLAYGIAGSLGVIAQIALGEPFVVIISLGLPLVISLVVFALTKKNATMNLIFPYIIVLAGAATTIATSVSDVVNVSTIILALFILILGGLHNSQAVFIFGYIWSLIVMSVNVMFDESGIIGDEMANVFLIQTIIALGIFLQVRQSTKLFTNVEELMEIGTQKALEEEKLMQKLESSVSVISSNLEQIRTNTAASNNAQQDMLIAVEEVSIGSQRQSNHVSDIVNNTENTTNAVREMVNHLNNIVNQAELAEKNATNGSGVMETMKDEIIQFTVFFEELNQTFQELSKKISETNTFAGAIRQITEQTNLLALNASIEAARAGEHGKGFAVVAEEIRKLAGVTDQTLGKIDGNLSEVNQYNEAALIKLDNGFTQISKQVQTAEQSNQSFQDVHETMQKLQKSLAEFTQDVQIISANSESIHTSTNEFAAIIQESTATIEELSATLMNISADQNKIAKYIDDTYEVAQSI; translated from the coding sequence TTGAATATACAAGAATTGAAGTTGTTAGATTTACAGAAAAAAAACTTTACCTTAATGCTAGCATATGGGATTGCGGGATCACTTGGTGTGATTGCACAAATTGCATTGGGTGAACCTTTTGTCGTCATTATTTCACTCGGTTTACCATTAGTTATTTCATTAGTCGTGTTTGCATTAACGAAAAAAAATGCAACGATGAATCTAATTTTCCCTTATATTATTGTTCTGGCAGGAGCCGCCACGACAATCGCTACAAGTGTATCTGACGTAGTTAATGTATCCACAATTATATTAGCGCTCTTTATATTAATTTTAGGTGGTTTACATAATAGTCAAGCTGTTTTCATTTTCGGTTACATTTGGTCGCTCATTGTGATGAGTGTGAATGTCATGTTTGATGAGAGTGGTATTATTGGAGACGAAATGGCCAATGTATTTTTGATCCAAACAATCATCGCTTTAGGTATTTTCTTACAAGTTAGACAAAGTACAAAGCTATTTACAAATGTAGAGGAATTAATGGAAATCGGGACGCAAAAAGCATTAGAGGAAGAGAAATTAATGCAAAAGCTCGAATCCTCTGTGTCGGTTATCTCATCAAATTTAGAACAAATCCGTACAAATACAGCTGCTTCAAATAATGCCCAGCAAGATATGTTAATAGCCGTTGAAGAAGTAAGTATCGGTTCGCAACGTCAGTCGAATCACGTCAGCGACATCGTGAACAATACAGAAAATACAACGAATGCTGTTAGAGAAATGGTGAATCACCTAAATAACATTGTGAATCAAGCAGAGTTGGCAGAAAAAAATGCGACAAATGGTTCTGGAGTAATGGAAACAATGAAGGATGAAATCATTCAATTTACAGTGTTCTTTGAAGAGTTGAATCAAACTTTCCAAGAACTTTCCAAGAAAATAAGTGAAACAAATACGTTCGCAGGTGCGATACGACAAATTACGGAGCAAACGAATTTACTCGCGTTAAACGCATCCATCGAGGCAGCAAGAGCTGGAGAACATGGAAAAGGTTTTGCTGTTGTAGCAGAGGAAATCCGCAAGCTAGCGGGTGTAACGGATCAAACACTTGGAAAAATCGATGGCAATTTAAGTGAAGTGAATCAATATAATGAAGCAGCACTTATCAAACTAGACAATGGATTCACCCAAATATCGAAGCAAGTGCAAACAGCTGAGCAATCTAATCAATCATTCCAGGATGTACATGAAACAATGCAAAAACTACAAAAAAGCTTAGCTGAATTCACACAAGATGTCCAAATCATATCGGCGAACAGTGAATCGATTCATACGAGCACAAATGAATTTGCTGCCATCATTCAAGAAAGTACAGCAACAATTGAAGAGTTAAGTGCAACATTGATGAATATTTCAGCGGATCAAAATAAGATTGCCAAATATATTGATGATACTTATGAAGTAGCGCAATCGATTTGA
- a CDS encoding acyl-CoA thioesterase, translated as MYISETKVDIRYAETDQMGVVYHANYLIWCEIGRSKIIQDLGFNYAELEADGYVSPVIDFSIQYKAAIRYGQTATVRTWIEEHTKLRSTYGYEILHEDGTVAATATSVHILVKKENFRPVSLKKINPEWDAKYVEIART; from the coding sequence ATGTATATATCAGAAACAAAAGTAGACATCCGTTATGCGGAGACGGATCAGATGGGTGTCGTGTACCATGCCAATTATTTGATTTGGTGCGAGATTGGTCGCTCAAAAATTATCCAGGACCTTGGCTTTAACTATGCGGAGCTTGAGGCAGATGGTTATGTGTCACCGGTAATCGATTTTTCGATTCAATATAAAGCGGCAATACGGTACGGTCAAACAGCGACAGTTCGCACGTGGATTGAGGAACATACAAAACTGCGCTCAACATATGGCTATGAAATTTTGCATGAAGATGGGACGGTAGCAGCAACTGCGACATCTGTGCACATTCTTGTGAAAAAGGAAAATTTCCGTCCCGTTTCATTAAAGAAAATCAATCCTGAGTGGGATGCAAAATACGTAGAAATTGCACGTACTTAA
- a CDS encoding phage terminase small subunit-related protein, whose product MARVRGPNRDKTYELNKAANGDIKITAITEQLGVAEGTHGWKSKDK is encoded by the coding sequence ATGGCTAGAGTAAGAGGTCCAAATCGCGATAAAACATATGAACTTAATAAGGCAGCTAATGGTGACATCAAGATAACCGCAATTACTGAACAATTAGGCGTTGCAGAAGGCACGCACGGCTGGAAAAGTAAAGATAAGTAG
- a CDS encoding KTSC domain-containing protein, with translation MNRQFVSSSRMRSVGWENDILEIEFSDGAIYHYYDVSESEYLSFMNSSSLGSEISRLDKIKRYKRIN, from the coding sequence ATGAATAGACAATTTGTCTCTTCAAGTCGTATGCGTAGTGTTGGATGGGAAAATGATATCTTAGAAATTGAATTTAGCGACGGCGCCATCTATCATTACTACGATGTTTCTGAATCTGAGTACCTAAGCTTTATGAATTCTAGTTCATTAGGTTCTGAAATTTCAAGACTTGATAAAATCAAACGTTATAAACGCATTAATTAG
- a CDS encoding type I restriction endonuclease, translating to MEKFIEHLKSLSVRIDSMKESIKTEEATKTAIVMPFFQILGYDVFNPLEFSPEFIADVGIKKGEKVDYAILNDGEPVILIECKSITENLTKHDSQLFRYFGTTTAKFGILTNGIEYKFFTDLEEPNKMDTTPFFTFNISELRDIHVQEIAKFRKESFDLENISSNASDLKYLNALKSYLSVQFDTPNEDFVKFLVHQIYDGLKTKTTLEKFTPIISKGLKQMITEKVNEKLNAALKSTGDNKVRVVLPDPEEELLPPVEVTKDDGIVTTPEELETYSIVKVILKDTITPDRVFYRDNRSYFNIIIDNSIRKWIVRVYFEKNRNYIVLNDSATDKERTVIEFIHPIDLLAHNEQIINSVQSYVEATI from the coding sequence ATGGAGAAATTTATTGAGCATCTGAAAAGTTTATCAGTCCGCATTGATTCTATGAAGGAATCAATTAAAACAGAAGAAGCAACAAAAACTGCAATTGTTATGCCTTTCTTTCAAATATTGGGCTATGATGTATTTAATCCTTTAGAATTTAGTCCTGAATTCATTGCCGATGTCGGGATTAAAAAAGGTGAAAAAGTAGATTACGCTATTTTAAATGACGGTGAACCAGTTATTTTAATTGAATGTAAAAGTATCACAGAAAATCTAACAAAGCATGATTCACAGTTATTCCGTTATTTTGGTACTACTACAGCTAAATTTGGGATACTCACAAATGGTATAGAATACAAGTTTTTTACAGATTTAGAAGAGCCAAATAAAATGGACACTACACCATTCTTTACATTTAACATTTCGGAATTACGTGATATTCACGTTCAAGAAATTGCGAAATTCCGTAAAGAATCATTTGACCTTGAAAATATTTCAAGTAATGCTTCTGATTTAAAATATTTAAATGCGCTTAAAAGTTATTTATCTGTACAGTTTGACACACCCAATGAGGATTTTGTGAAATTCCTTGTGCATCAAATTTATGATGGTTTAAAAACCAAAACGACTTTAGAAAAATTTACTCCAATAATTTCTAAAGGCTTGAAGCAAATGATTACAGAAAAAGTTAACGAAAAATTAAATGCAGCTTTAAAATCAACTGGCGATAACAAAGTACGTGTTGTGCTACCTGATCCAGAAGAAGAACTATTACCACCAGTTGAAGTAACAAAGGACGATGGCATTGTTACAACTCCAGAAGAGCTTGAAACATATTCGATCGTCAAAGTTATTCTTAAGGATACAATAACCCCAGACCGTGTATTTTATCGTGATAATAGAAGCTATTTTAATATCATTATTGATAATAGTATTCGTAAATGGATTGTACGTGTATACTTTGAAAAAAATCGTAATTATATTGTACTTAATGACTCAGCAACAGATAAAGAACGTACAGTCATTGAATTTATCCACCCCATAGATCTCTTGGCGCACAATGAACAAATCATTAATTCTGTCCAGTCATATGTGGAAGCTACAATCTAG
- a CDS encoding DEAD/DEAH box helicase, producing MFNSSHAHIIGNTNLYPAQIEAYQAVVSHYKEFKDNPKYRESLVVMPTGSGKSGVMALLPFGLSSKRVLIITPGKIVRSAVYKNLNTAENPEKSFWIKQKVIFDYAKLPRSYKYEGFNHEKEGVKEAIMFLLERANLVITNVHKIVGSSEEINLKNMLPRDFFDLIIVDEAHHVAAEMWQESLNYFNTAKVVKLTATPFRSDNLSIINHELDPIYEYTLGQAIDDGLLKEVIKEEAIPDHVTFTRNDGKVLTLADAKHLLGGDAVSASIAMSEESSKDVINFTKKAYITKQQNSNQNHQILAVACNDQHAQNLCQWFNEAGLSATYVSTRSLSPNQNEERLAAFTKGDFKVIVSIQLLGEGYDNPNISIISIFRPYRTLGPYAQAIGRGLRKIYDGNDFDNICNVIYHQELNLEKLWEYYKNQRDTATAMKKQLQNISEQLSLPFDELGFVEKRSFGSKPTDKELSDKDYQELTLAVTQHSATNVGNIDSFSSQGIAIYLREKDRIEKEVEQNFNDQIAQYKELKDKGTLSEKDYEILVQAQRENIQQVIVNNNDTFHDQILAISLKKDFTIWVNQQVEVFFEKTTLEKDGYELENTSVGLGTLDSISNLSYIVKNIRVSLFDEFKKSVDLYNLKDYADAKLFVSDKLNNLIQLFLKEG from the coding sequence ATGTTTAATTCTTCTCACGCACATATTATTGGAAACACTAACTTATATCCGGCTCAAATTGAGGCTTATCAAGCTGTTGTATCTCACTATAAAGAATTTAAGGATAACCCAAAATATAGAGAATCACTTGTTGTGATGCCCACTGGTTCGGGTAAATCTGGCGTTATGGCTTTACTTCCATTTGGGTTATCAAGTAAACGTGTACTAATTATTACTCCTGGTAAAATTGTCCGATCCGCAGTATATAAAAATTTAAATACCGCTGAGAACCCTGAAAAATCATTTTGGATAAAGCAGAAAGTTATATTTGATTACGCAAAATTGCCCAGATCTTATAAGTATGAAGGGTTTAACCATGAAAAGGAAGGCGTTAAAGAAGCTATCATGTTCTTGTTAGAACGAGCTAACTTAGTTATAACGAATGTTCATAAAATCGTTGGAAGTTCAGAGGAAATAAATTTAAAAAATATGCTCCCTCGTGACTTCTTTGATTTAATTATTGTTGATGAAGCGCATCATGTAGCTGCAGAAATGTGGCAGGAATCACTTAATTATTTCAATACCGCAAAGGTGGTTAAATTAACTGCAACACCATTTAGAAGTGATAATTTAAGCATAATTAATCATGAGTTAGACCCTATTTACGAATATACACTTGGTCAAGCAATAGATGATGGTTTATTAAAAGAAGTGATTAAGGAGGAGGCTATTCCAGATCACGTAACCTTTACTCGAAATGATGGAAAAGTACTAACTTTAGCAGATGCTAAACATTTACTGGGCGGTGATGCTGTTAGTGCCAGTATTGCTATGTCGGAAGAAAGTTCAAAAGATGTTATTAATTTTACCAAAAAAGCATATATTACAAAACAGCAAAATAGTAATCAAAATCATCAAATACTAGCTGTTGCATGTAACGATCAACATGCTCAAAATCTTTGTCAATGGTTTAATGAAGCTGGGCTTTCAGCAACTTATGTGAGTACTAGATCATTATCACCTAATCAAAATGAAGAAAGACTCGCAGCATTCACAAAGGGTGACTTTAAGGTTATTGTTAGTATTCAATTGCTTGGTGAAGGTTATGATAATCCTAATATCTCGATTATATCTATATTTAGGCCATACCGTACTCTTGGTCCCTACGCACAAGCTATTGGACGAGGGTTAAGAAAAATATATGACGGGAACGATTTTGATAATATTTGTAATGTAATTTATCACCAGGAACTAAATTTAGAAAAACTTTGGGAATATTATAAAAATCAACGAGACACGGCTACTGCAATGAAAAAGCAATTACAAAATATATCTGAACAACTTTCATTACCATTCGATGAATTAGGGTTTGTTGAAAAAAGAAGTTTTGGTAGTAAACCTACAGATAAAGAGCTTTCCGATAAAGATTATCAAGAACTGACATTGGCAGTTACCCAACATTCTGCTACAAACGTAGGAAATATCGATAGCTTTTCCTCACAAGGTATTGCGATATATTTAAGAGAAAAAGATAGAATAGAAAAAGAAGTAGAACAAAATTTCAATGACCAAATTGCACAATATAAAGAGTTAAAAGATAAAGGAACTTTATCAGAAAAAGATTATGAAATTTTAGTACAAGCGCAACGTGAAAATATACAGCAAGTTATTGTTAATAACAATGATACTTTCCACGATCAAATTCTTGCAATTAGTTTAAAAAAGGACTTTACTATATGGGTTAATCAACAGGTGGAAGTCTTTTTTGAAAAAACTACTCTTGAAAAAGACGGGTACGAATTAGAAAATACGAGTGTAGGTCTAGGGACTCTAGACAGTATAAGCAATCTAAGTTATATTGTAAAAAATATTAGGGTTAGTCTCTTTGACGAATTTAAAAAATCCGTAGATTTATATAATCTAAAAGACTATGCGGATGCAAAATTGTTTGTAAGCGACAAATTAAATAACTTAATTCAACTCTTTTTAAAGGAGGGATAA
- a CDS encoding ImmA/IrrE family metallo-endopeptidase, whose protein sequence is MTVIFIDSRISNQLQWQDFCHELCQPLLHTGDQFNIPPLFREYQEFKVNNFMCHLCMPTFMQD, encoded by the coding sequence ATGACTGTAATATTTATTGATAGTCGCATTAGCAATCAATTACAATGGCAGGATTTTTGCCATGAACTATGTCAACCTTTGCTGCATACTGGGGATCAATTTAACATACCTCCTCTATTCCGTGAATATCAGGAGTTTAAAGTCAATAATTTTATGTGCCACCTTTGCATGCCTACATTTATGCAGGATTAA
- a CDS encoding gamma-type small acid-soluble spore protein, with protein MQNNNNERYVNEIKQKIQQAEANKNFASGRFATQNAMNPMNEEFGSETDFNEVKQQVQQAEAHKNQASGQFATQNAMNSMNEEFGSETDVNEIKQQVQQAEANKNRASGQFANNNNENNMN; from the coding sequence ATGCAAAATAATAATAACGAACGATACGTTAACGAAATTAAACAAAAAATCCAACAAGCAGAAGCAAACAAAAATTTTGCTTCCGGTCGATTTGCAACCCAAAATGCAATGAACCCAATGAACGAAGAATTCGGAAGTGAGACAGACTTTAACGAAGTAAAACAACAGGTTCAACAAGCAGAAGCGCACAAAAATCAAGCTTCTGGTCAATTTGCAACCCAAAATGCAATGAACTCAATGAACGAAGAATTCGGAAGTGAGACGGACGTAAACGAAATAAAACAACAGGTTCAACAAGCAGAAGCGAATAAAAATCGAGCTTCCGGTCAATTTGCAAATAATAATAATGAAAACAATATGAATTAA